Proteins from one Athene noctua chromosome 20, bAthNoc1.hap1.1, whole genome shotgun sequence genomic window:
- the AKNA gene encoding microtubule organization protein AKNA isoform X1 has translation MLVRGRNSDGVTYICDKEVPSLPPLGHEAAQVTGRPCPRAMASPAPWLRWTQTELTRWEGEEEEEEEDDFERQMDEDGVIGLGEDAGSPPWGDGEDAEEGSAAEEGGWHPPRQLEEEDEERGSSGGDEGPWEAESDGDPYPELSYEGQWGSGSSPEALGDSQALCQPHGCSTDGADTSGLSDTSPGPTTPSCRRRGWSTARDTGKGHGQGWTPSRSLLLPLSTDDLRDATSIEPIPTAQLSGMGLPEPGTAGLAPTGEPWGAGTPPAPQLHNRVPKRGVPTVLPPKRGRQSRSLSPRRRHKGVKEATAPSGTGTGAADSTQYGRGRLNHPLPDLSKVEARVKFDQSYQPPRSRALPARPSALGGPIGFKSPAEIVREVLLSSGEGVPPQPPTTAGLPQEFRSPRQATQLVQQLQDDYHKLLTKYAEAENTIDQLRLGARVSLYTDPPQPSRSLAMGTVGTGCRVMAISIPQARMATFSTATAPPSGAPAPGPSEQGGSPQASSPPAPGGGCPTCPGPCRCPGTQVTRVLAGQTHKLQVQVESFEGWIQAGNPTPQEQLQRFRKLKDAQDALERAYLRARQQHPGTSGEFDPDRAVEGEIFHLGLRLEELKERLEPGARRQLPSQRLAQPHSPPAPSSPSDTHSPHPENPVLVEGPQETAEDSKGGLPRPLWHKQLQVEEDFGDLLEQYKHFKSLPESLSLEQLSLAESESQEEADGPAAGFGGPSKVSCRTRSLEEGTDLETSPLHPPQWTATPLPTREPPWPEGTQVHLSPATAEEPPATAKPLPGLHEPPRGPQSRRSSGTGSAAAQPQPCKEQRIVSPETDSGFVGSEASRVSPPVHTPEHRPPGTGTPGSLGLSIPVPTTLRPLRKREATTLPSETALMGIYPAGRQGGTGGPCPPPSTPSQSSSPHRWAESAGSEAGPHGDGTHTDSEVEGRSCASAGGHLPTMARGPASPPPSPETLSPTPLSPNPSSLQPARCDLLGSRLERDQAIRALRDEVWRLRRRLEESLRRSRSYPEGKAPAPRVAPAGRQPVANGPSSPKDTVPSGEPSPPVQGRTAPGVAPTRRGRSASLPRDRPELDITSESDPSPAGPPATPSPQKSPGRPPGAVTFQGQYTGTRYQAGTPRTTPAPQGEPGTTGCPRCRRSRTPSGGSWVGDATSPPQHSTPRRTRCPTCQAPMGAPTPGSGDGATHAEPGPGGTSPPGSSIVSQKPEPPRLWYLAGSPGATTAIGCLAPVPLVPYVPSVLYCSPAVPTSAPAVAGVSLRHTAGHRRAKHPPRPHATGHHRGLTLDLEELEELNRSLSRAMEAAQSVRFTTTRVSRALAAELSRARDLRGSCLF, from the exons ATGCTGGTACGGG GACGCAACAGCGATGGTGTGACCTACATTTGTGACAAGGAGGTCCCCAGCCTGCCGCCACTGGGCCATGAAGCGGCACAAGTGACGGGCAGGCCGTGCCCGCGGGCCATGGCCAGCCCGGCACCATGGCTGCGCTGGACACAAACAGAGCTGACGcgctgggagggagaggaggaggaggaggaggaagacgacTTTGAAAGGCAGATGGATGAGGATGGGGTCATCGGTCTGGGGGAAGATGCCGGGAGCCCACCATGGG GCGATGGCGAGGACGCGGAGGAGGGGTCTGCGGCGGAGGAGGGTGGCTGGCACCCGCCTCGGCAActggaagaggaggatgaggagcggggcagctctgggggggaTGAGGGGCCCTGGGAGGCAGAGAGCGACGGGGACCCCTACCCTGAGCTCTCTTACGAGGGCCAGTGGGGCTCGGGGTCCAGCCCCGAGGCGTTGGGGGACAGCCAGGCTCTCTGCCAGCCCCACGGCTGCAGCACGGACGGTGCTGACACCTCAGGGCTGTCGGACACCAGCCCTGGCCCCACCACCCCATCCTGCCGGCGCCGGGGCTggagcacagccagggacacCGGCAAGGGGCACGGGCAGGGCTGGACCCCGAGCCGGAGCCTCCTGCTGCCCCTCTCCACTGACGACCTCCGCGATGCCACCAGCATTGAGCCcatccccacagcccagctgagTGGGATGGGGCTGCCTGAGCCTGGCACCGCTGGCCTGGCACCCACCGGGgagccctggggtgctgggaccccccctgcaccccagctgcaCAACAGGGTGCCCAAGAGAGGGGTGCCCACAGTGCTGCCCCCCAAACGCGGCCGGCAGTCGCGATCCCTGAGCCCCCGGCGACGGCACAAAGGGGTCAAGGAGGCGACGGCTCCCTCGGGAACGGGCACCGGCGCGGCCGACAGCACCCAGTACGGCCGCGGGCGGCTCAACCACCCCCTGCCCGACCTCTCCAAGGTGGAGGCGCGGGTGAAGTTTGACCAGAGCTACCAGCCACCACGGAGCCgagccctgcccgcccgccccagTGCCCTGGGTGGCCCCATCGGCTTCAAGTCCCCGGCTGAAATCGTCCGGGAGGTGCTGCTGAGCAGCGGGGAGGGggtccccccacagccccccaccacTGCTGGGCTGCCGCAGGAGTTCAGGTCCCCCAGGCAAGCCACCCAGCTGGTGCAGCAGCTCCAG gACGACTACCACAAGCTGCTGACGAAGTACGCTGAGGCGGAAAACACCATCGACCAGCTACGCCTGGGCGCCAGG gTGAGCCTGTACACCGACCCGCCACAGCCCAGCCGCAGCCTCGCCATGGGCACTGTGGGCACCGGCTGCCGTGTGATGGCCATCAGCATCCCGCAGGCCCGGATGGCGACTTTCAGCACAGCCACGGCCCCGCCGAGCGGAG CTCCAGCACCGGGACCATCAGAGCAAGGGGGATCACCCCAGGCTTCTTCCCCCCCTGCacccggggggggctgccccaccTGCCCAGGGCCGTGCCGCTGCCCAGGGACCCAGGTGACACGGGTGCTGGCAGGACAGACCCACAAGCTGCAGGTGCAG GTGGAGTCTTTCGAAGGCTGGATCCAGGCAGGGAACCCCACACCACAGGAGCAGCTCCAG AGGTTTAGGAAGCTGAAGGATGCGCAGGATGCGCTGGAGCGGGCGTACCTGCGAGCCCGGCAGCAGCACCCGGGGACCTCGGGGGAGTTTGATCCTGACCG CGCCGTGGAAGGGGAGATTTTCCACTTGGGGCTGCGCCTGGAGGAGCTGAAGGAGCGGCTGGAGCCGGGGGCCCGGCGGCAGCTCCCCTCACAGCGCCTGGCGCAGCCTCActcccctccagccccttccTCACCCTCGGACACCCATTCACCGCACCCCGAG AACCCTGTGCTGGTGGAGGGTCCCCAGGAGACAGCGGAAGACAGCAAGGGGGGGTTGCCCCGGCCCCTCTGGCACAAGCAGCTCCAAGTGGAGGAAGATTTCGGTGATCTGTTGGAGCA GTACAAGCACTTCAAGTCCTTGCCGGAGTCGCTGAGCCTGGAGCAGCTGAGCCTGGCAGAGAGCGAGTCCCAGGAGGAGGCGGATGGACCTGCAGCAGGGTTCGGTGGCCCCAGCAAGGTCTCCTGCAGGACACGGTCACTGGAGGAGGGGACCGACCTCGAGACCTCCCCCTT GCACCCCCCGCAGTGGACAGCCACACCACTGCCCACCAGGGAGCCCCCATGGCCAGAGGGGACACAGGTCCACCTGTCCCCTGCCACTGCTGAGGAGCCACCGGCCACAGCCAAGCCCCTCCCAGGGCTCCACGAGCCACCGCGGGGGCCCCAGTCCCGCCGCAGCAGCGggacaggcagtgctgctgcccagccccagccctgcaag GAGCAGCGCATTGTGTCACCGGAGACGGACAGCGGCTTCGTGGGCTCAGAGGCCAGCAGGGTGTCACCCCCTGTGCACACCCCCGAGCACCGGCCGCCCGGCACTGG GACCCCCGGCTCACTGGGACTCTCCATCCCCGTCCCCACTACCCTCCGTCCTCTGAGGAAAagagaggcaaccacactgccctCTGAGACAGCGCTGATGGGCATCTACCCTGCGGGCAGGCAGGGTGGCACGGGGGGACCCTgcccgccccccagcaccccctcacaGAGCAGCTCCCCCCACCGATGGGCTGAGAGTGCAGGCAGCGAGGCGGGACCCCACGGTGACGGCA ctcaCACAGACTCAGAGGTGGAAGGCAGGAGTTGTGCCAGCGCCGGCGGCCACCTCCCCACCATGGCCAGGGGCCCAGCCAGCCCCCCACCGTCTCCTGAAACACTGTCCCCCACCCCGCTGTCCCCCAACCCATCATCTCTCCAGCCGGCTCGCTGCGACCTGCTGGGCTCCCGTCTGGAGCGTGA CCAGGCCATCCGGGCGCTGCGGGACGAGGTGTGGCGGCTGCGGCGGAGGCTGGAGGAGAGCCTGCGCCGCTCCCGCAGCTACCCCGAGGGAAAAGCCCCCGCCCCGCGTGTCGCCCCGGCGGGGAGGCAGCCGGTGGCCAACGGACCATCGTCCCCCAAGGACACAGTGCCCTCGGG GGAGCCGAGCCCCCCGGTGCAGGGCAGGACAGCCCCCGGGGTCGCACCCACGAGGAGGGGCAGGTCGGCGTCGCTGCCACGGGACAGGCCGGAGCTGGACATCA CCTCCGAGTCAGACCCCTCACCTGCTGGgccccccgccaccccctccccgcAGAAGAGCCCTGGGAGACCCCCGGGTGCGGTGACATTTCAGGGGCAGTACACAG GGACACGGTACCAGGCGGGGACACCACgcaccaccccagcaccccaaggAGAGCCAGGCACCACGGGGTGTCCCCGGTGTCGCAGGAGCAGGACGCCGTCGG GTGGCTCCTGGGTAGGCGATGCCACAAGCccaccccagcacagcaccccGAGGAGGACGCGCTGCCCCACTTGccaggcacccatgggtgcccccacaCCTGGCAGCGGGGATGGAGCCACACATG cagaGCCTGGCCCCGGTGGCACGTCCCCCCCAGGCTCCAGCATTGTTTCCCAGAAGCCGGAGCCACCCAGACTTTGGTACTTGGCGGGCAGCCCCGGTGCCACCACTGCCATCGGCTGCCTCGCGCCCGTCCCCCTCGTGCCTTACGTCCCCTCGGTGCT ctACTGCTCCCCAGCGGTACCTACCTCAGCCCCAGCTGTGGCTGGAGTCTCCCTCCGCCACACCGCGGGGCACCGGCGGGCCAAGCACCCCCCCCGGCCGCACGCCACTGGCCACCACCGCGGCCTGACCCTGGACCTGGAGGAGTTGGAGGAGCTGAACCGGTCGCTGAGCCGGGCCATGGAGGCTGCCCAGAGCGTGAGGTTCACCACCACCCGCGTGAGCCGGGCGCTGGctgccgagctgagccgagcgcGGGACCTGCGGGGCTCCTGCCTCTTCTGA
- the AKNA gene encoding microtubule organization protein AKNA isoform X4, translated as MLVRGRNSDGVTYICDKEVPSLPPLGHEAAQVTGRPCPRAMASPAPWLRWTQTELTRWEGEEEEEEEDDFERQMDEDGVIGLGEDAGSPPWGDGEDAEEGSAAEEGGWHPPRQLEEEDEERGSSGGDEGPWEAESDGDPYPELSYEGQWGSGSSPEALGDSQALCQPHGCSTDGADTSGLSDTSPGPTTPSCRRRGWSTARDTGKGHGQGWTPSRSLLLPLSTDDLRDATSIEPIPTAQLSGMGLPEPGTAGLAPTGEPWGAGTPPAPQLHNRVPKRGVPTVLPPKRGRQSRSLSPRRRHKGVKEATAPSGTGTGAADSTQYGRGRLNHPLPDLSKVEARVKFDQSYQPPRSRALPARPSALGGPIGFKSPAEIVREVLLSSGEGVPPQPPTTAGLPQEFRSPRQATQLVQQLQDDYHKLLTKYAEAENTIDQLRLGARVSLYTDPPQPSRSLAMGTVGTGCRVMAISIPQARMATFSTATAPPSGAPAPGPSEQGGSPQASSPPAPGGGCPTCPGPCRCPGTQVTRVLAGQTHKLQVQVESFEGWIQAGNPTPQEQLQRFRKLKDAQDALERAYLRARQQHPGTSGEFDPDRAVEGEIFHLGLRLEELKERLEPGARRQLPSQRLAQPHSPPAPSSPSDTHSPHPENPVLVEGPQETAEDSKGGLPRPLWHKQLQVEEDFGDLLEQYKHFKSLPESLSLEQLSLAESESQEEADGPAAGFGGPSKVSCRTRSLEEGTDLETSPLHPPQWTATPLPTREPPWPEGTQVHLSPATAEEPPATAKPLPGLHEPPRGPQSRRSSGTGSAAAQPQPCKEQRIVSPETDSGFVGSEASRVSPPVHTPEHRPPGTGTPGSLGLSIPVPTTLRPLRKREATTLPSETALMGIYPAGRQGGTGGPCPPPSTPSQSSSPHRWAESAGSEAGPHGDGTHTDSEVEGRSCASAGGHLPTMARGPASPPPSPETLSPTPLSPNPSSLQPARCDLLGSRLEREEPSPPVQGRTAPGVAPTRRGRSASLPRDRPELDITSESDPSPAGPPATPSPQKSPGRPPGAVTFQGQYTGTRYQAGTPRTTPAPQGEPGTTGCPRCRRSRTPSGGSWVGDATSPPQHSTPRRTRCPTCQAPMGAPTPGSGDGATHAEPGPGGTSPPGSSIVSQKPEPPRLWYLAGSPGATTAIGCLAPVPLVPYVPSVLYCSPAVPTSAPAVAGVSLRHTAGHRRAKHPPRPHATGHHRGLTLDLEELEELNRSLSRAMEAAQSVRFTTTRVSRALAAELSRARDLRGSCLF; from the exons ATGCTGGTACGGG GACGCAACAGCGATGGTGTGACCTACATTTGTGACAAGGAGGTCCCCAGCCTGCCGCCACTGGGCCATGAAGCGGCACAAGTGACGGGCAGGCCGTGCCCGCGGGCCATGGCCAGCCCGGCACCATGGCTGCGCTGGACACAAACAGAGCTGACGcgctgggagggagaggaggaggaggaggaggaagacgacTTTGAAAGGCAGATGGATGAGGATGGGGTCATCGGTCTGGGGGAAGATGCCGGGAGCCCACCATGGG GCGATGGCGAGGACGCGGAGGAGGGGTCTGCGGCGGAGGAGGGTGGCTGGCACCCGCCTCGGCAActggaagaggaggatgaggagcggggcagctctgggggggaTGAGGGGCCCTGGGAGGCAGAGAGCGACGGGGACCCCTACCCTGAGCTCTCTTACGAGGGCCAGTGGGGCTCGGGGTCCAGCCCCGAGGCGTTGGGGGACAGCCAGGCTCTCTGCCAGCCCCACGGCTGCAGCACGGACGGTGCTGACACCTCAGGGCTGTCGGACACCAGCCCTGGCCCCACCACCCCATCCTGCCGGCGCCGGGGCTggagcacagccagggacacCGGCAAGGGGCACGGGCAGGGCTGGACCCCGAGCCGGAGCCTCCTGCTGCCCCTCTCCACTGACGACCTCCGCGATGCCACCAGCATTGAGCCcatccccacagcccagctgagTGGGATGGGGCTGCCTGAGCCTGGCACCGCTGGCCTGGCACCCACCGGGgagccctggggtgctgggaccccccctgcaccccagctgcaCAACAGGGTGCCCAAGAGAGGGGTGCCCACAGTGCTGCCCCCCAAACGCGGCCGGCAGTCGCGATCCCTGAGCCCCCGGCGACGGCACAAAGGGGTCAAGGAGGCGACGGCTCCCTCGGGAACGGGCACCGGCGCGGCCGACAGCACCCAGTACGGCCGCGGGCGGCTCAACCACCCCCTGCCCGACCTCTCCAAGGTGGAGGCGCGGGTGAAGTTTGACCAGAGCTACCAGCCACCACGGAGCCgagccctgcccgcccgccccagTGCCCTGGGTGGCCCCATCGGCTTCAAGTCCCCGGCTGAAATCGTCCGGGAGGTGCTGCTGAGCAGCGGGGAGGGggtccccccacagccccccaccacTGCTGGGCTGCCGCAGGAGTTCAGGTCCCCCAGGCAAGCCACCCAGCTGGTGCAGCAGCTCCAG gACGACTACCACAAGCTGCTGACGAAGTACGCTGAGGCGGAAAACACCATCGACCAGCTACGCCTGGGCGCCAGG gTGAGCCTGTACACCGACCCGCCACAGCCCAGCCGCAGCCTCGCCATGGGCACTGTGGGCACCGGCTGCCGTGTGATGGCCATCAGCATCCCGCAGGCCCGGATGGCGACTTTCAGCACAGCCACGGCCCCGCCGAGCGGAG CTCCAGCACCGGGACCATCAGAGCAAGGGGGATCACCCCAGGCTTCTTCCCCCCCTGCacccggggggggctgccccaccTGCCCAGGGCCGTGCCGCTGCCCAGGGACCCAGGTGACACGGGTGCTGGCAGGACAGACCCACAAGCTGCAGGTGCAG GTGGAGTCTTTCGAAGGCTGGATCCAGGCAGGGAACCCCACACCACAGGAGCAGCTCCAG AGGTTTAGGAAGCTGAAGGATGCGCAGGATGCGCTGGAGCGGGCGTACCTGCGAGCCCGGCAGCAGCACCCGGGGACCTCGGGGGAGTTTGATCCTGACCG CGCCGTGGAAGGGGAGATTTTCCACTTGGGGCTGCGCCTGGAGGAGCTGAAGGAGCGGCTGGAGCCGGGGGCCCGGCGGCAGCTCCCCTCACAGCGCCTGGCGCAGCCTCActcccctccagccccttccTCACCCTCGGACACCCATTCACCGCACCCCGAG AACCCTGTGCTGGTGGAGGGTCCCCAGGAGACAGCGGAAGACAGCAAGGGGGGGTTGCCCCGGCCCCTCTGGCACAAGCAGCTCCAAGTGGAGGAAGATTTCGGTGATCTGTTGGAGCA GTACAAGCACTTCAAGTCCTTGCCGGAGTCGCTGAGCCTGGAGCAGCTGAGCCTGGCAGAGAGCGAGTCCCAGGAGGAGGCGGATGGACCTGCAGCAGGGTTCGGTGGCCCCAGCAAGGTCTCCTGCAGGACACGGTCACTGGAGGAGGGGACCGACCTCGAGACCTCCCCCTT GCACCCCCCGCAGTGGACAGCCACACCACTGCCCACCAGGGAGCCCCCATGGCCAGAGGGGACACAGGTCCACCTGTCCCCTGCCACTGCTGAGGAGCCACCGGCCACAGCCAAGCCCCTCCCAGGGCTCCACGAGCCACCGCGGGGGCCCCAGTCCCGCCGCAGCAGCGggacaggcagtgctgctgcccagccccagccctgcaag GAGCAGCGCATTGTGTCACCGGAGACGGACAGCGGCTTCGTGGGCTCAGAGGCCAGCAGGGTGTCACCCCCTGTGCACACCCCCGAGCACCGGCCGCCCGGCACTGG GACCCCCGGCTCACTGGGACTCTCCATCCCCGTCCCCACTACCCTCCGTCCTCTGAGGAAAagagaggcaaccacactgccctCTGAGACAGCGCTGATGGGCATCTACCCTGCGGGCAGGCAGGGTGGCACGGGGGGACCCTgcccgccccccagcaccccctcacaGAGCAGCTCCCCCCACCGATGGGCTGAGAGTGCAGGCAGCGAGGCGGGACCCCACGGTGACGGCA ctcaCACAGACTCAGAGGTGGAAGGCAGGAGTTGTGCCAGCGCCGGCGGCCACCTCCCCACCATGGCCAGGGGCCCAGCCAGCCCCCCACCGTCTCCTGAAACACTGTCCCCCACCCCGCTGTCCCCCAACCCATCATCTCTCCAGCCGGCTCGCTGCGACCTGCTGGGCTCCCGTCTGGAGCGTGA GGAGCCGAGCCCCCCGGTGCAGGGCAGGACAGCCCCCGGGGTCGCACCCACGAGGAGGGGCAGGTCGGCGTCGCTGCCACGGGACAGGCCGGAGCTGGACATCA CCTCCGAGTCAGACCCCTCACCTGCTGGgccccccgccaccccctccccgcAGAAGAGCCCTGGGAGACCCCCGGGTGCGGTGACATTTCAGGGGCAGTACACAG GGACACGGTACCAGGCGGGGACACCACgcaccaccccagcaccccaaggAGAGCCAGGCACCACGGGGTGTCCCCGGTGTCGCAGGAGCAGGACGCCGTCGG GTGGCTCCTGGGTAGGCGATGCCACAAGCccaccccagcacagcaccccGAGGAGGACGCGCTGCCCCACTTGccaggcacccatgggtgcccccacaCCTGGCAGCGGGGATGGAGCCACACATG cagaGCCTGGCCCCGGTGGCACGTCCCCCCCAGGCTCCAGCATTGTTTCCCAGAAGCCGGAGCCACCCAGACTTTGGTACTTGGCGGGCAGCCCCGGTGCCACCACTGCCATCGGCTGCCTCGCGCCCGTCCCCCTCGTGCCTTACGTCCCCTCGGTGCT ctACTGCTCCCCAGCGGTACCTACCTCAGCCCCAGCTGTGGCTGGAGTCTCCCTCCGCCACACCGCGGGGCACCGGCGGGCCAAGCACCCCCCCCGGCCGCACGCCACTGGCCACCACCGCGGCCTGACCCTGGACCTGGAGGAGTTGGAGGAGCTGAACCGGTCGCTGAGCCGGGCCATGGAGGCTGCCCAGAGCGTGAGGTTCACCACCACCCGCGTGAGCCGGGCGCTGGctgccgagctgagccgagcgcGGGACCTGCGGGGCTCCTGCCTCTTCTGA